The Ostrea edulis chromosome 1, xbOstEdul1.1, whole genome shotgun sequence genomic sequence TTATTTACAAATAGCAGCTTCCATGCACAACATGAAACCAGAACGTCATTATTTGAGACTCGTCTGTGAGGTAAATGACATGAAATTCGTTAAGAGTAAATTTTGAACAGAGTGTTCAAACATTCATGGCAGTAAGTAATCTGGCCGATCGTAAGTTATTCCTCACCTCGaataaaaaatgtgttgaatCAAAACACGCCATAGTAGCATTCAATGAACGACAATAACATGAAATTACAATTAATAAACGACATAGTAGCATTCAATGAACGACAATAGCATGAAATAACAATTAATaaacgatatagtagcattcaatGAACGACAATAGCATGAAATTACAATTAATAAACGACATAGTAGCATTCAATGAACGACAATAGCATGAAATTACAATTAATAAATGACATAGTAGCATTCAATGAACGACAATAGCATGAAATTACAATTAATAAACCACATAGTAGCATTCAATGAACGACAATTAGCATGTATAACCGACAATACATAATTGAATTCATACATAGGTTctcacaatatatatacatgtacaataatatgtATCTACTACTTAAACATAGATTTTAAAACGTGTCACAAGATATCATGTTGGGGAAATTCATATAGACCCGAGAAGTCCGATGTGTTTACTTGGATCTTTGAACAGCTAATTTTTCTGGTCAgctaatatatgtacatttttaaaatctttaacaACCTGTTTATCATTCTAACATATCAAATTACAAATATCCGTTGACTACAGTAACGTAACTACGTTAATGGATACTTTGTGTCTGTTTTGTTGTGGGATTTCTACCAGCGCAATGTGTGAATAGTGTGAGTTTAAGTCAACACACCACAGGCGCACCATACTACACGTTACATACGACTTTTCGCTTTCttagtttattatatattaaacctttttggttatatttagcGATTATAGAAGAAATGTATTTCTAATCTTACGTAGAAATGCGATGAACACATCGTCTCCAACATCTGCGAACTGCGTAACAGCATGTGAAACATTTTGTCGGTGAAAAATATGGTGTGTCATTCAAGCTATAAGCAAAATAATCTCTTAACGTATTGGGAGGGGGACTTCTTTATCAATATCTTATTAGTCAATGCATAATTGTTTTACCATGCTTTCTCTTTACTGGCGACGATGTATGATATGGTGGCTGATATGTGCCACTTtacattttgtcgtcttttcgaggtgaaaagacgacaaaacgataattagcAACTTTTCGAaccgaaataacgaaaagacaacaaaatgtAGGCGGAAAGACGACAAATATTACCCGCAAATTAGCGATctaatttgtcgtcttttcgcttgGCGTTTTGTAGTCTTGTCGtcttttcgaggcgaaaagacgacaaaacgaaaaGTCGACAAAACGACAATTAGCCACTTTTCGTCTCAAAACAACGAAAAGTCAAAAACACGACAAAATACAGATTTTCCCGTTATTTTGCTATCTGATTTTTTAggaattcaatatgaaatttgttGTGTTTTCGATAATTATTAATTGCATTTACAAAAAGGAAACatctaaaattaaaatatagtTCTTAAGTACTTGTATTCTACTGAAGaaatcttctcttttttttttgtaaatcttatATCAGGCATGTTGAATTGGAGGTTTCGGTGTGTAAGGGGCCctggcctcaagaccataaactgagaatagacttaagtcttaaatttcaaatccaccaacttttgaaataattttcaaaaacaaataacattttcaggattatgtttgcatttgaattCTTTAATAAACCTGCAGtgtttttaatttacttttcccgttatttttacattcaaatctcatattttctacatgcaaagTTCGATTGATACCCCCctcttttcatttttaatgtagTAGTGAAAGGTAGTTGATGTTTGAAGTGCTGAATTGAATAATACGTGCAATGaactaacacccccccccccctatgaaGAAGGGGAGGGGGAAGCCGGAGTTCACGTCACACTTGCAATAAAATTCTTGACAACTAAGAAAAAAAGGATTTAGGGTATTTCTGCCCAAATCTCAATATCCTATACATCGTAGGAGGAGGGGGTGTGGGTGTTAGTTCATTGCACGAATTATTCAATTCAGCACTTCAAACATTAACTACCTTTCACTactactttaaaaatgaaaagagGGGGAGTGGAGGGCAAATCAATTGAAttttgcatgtagaaaatatgagatttgtatgtgaaaataacgggaaaagtaaattgaaaaaaagggGAGAGAcccccccctttaaatccgccactgaaaatggtgggttttttttcaccacctcaacataaaaaaattcagtacaatATGTTAAAGGAAATGTCAGAAAGATATTTTAATAAGAAATTAGTGAATTATACTCACTTTGGATGCTAGGCCGACTTTTGCTTTACATGGTCTTTctcttttcaatatttaaagaaaattttcctTCTTCTATAAATGCAAAATCTGCATATTGTTGTGAAAAAATGCACAAAAACTTTATCGAATTTTTTGTTCCTCTATGCATTGTtgtcatgaatattttttcaaagttttatcCTGTTTTAATCCCTCACTTTCACAATATTTTAGTTATGATTCGAAATGATCAGTACGattaatttattaaatattgtttaatgtccctctcgagaatatttcactcatatggagaagtcaccattgccggtgaagggctcggcgcttatggccattgagcaggaagggatctttatcgtgccacacctgctgtgacacaggaccttggtttttgcgttctcatccgaaggaccgccccatttagtcgcctcttacgacaagcatggggtactgaggacctattctaaccggaATCCCCAAGGGACTGATCAGTACGAAAATTGAAAATTGTTCTTAAAATCGGTCAATTCTTCACATCTGAATAAATTTATTAAGTCCTCGCATTCTATaaagaaaaagatatatatatatatatatatatatatatatatatatatatatatatatatatatatatatataaaatgcaaTACTAACTTTTAGTtcatgttacacacacacacacacacacacacacacacacacacacacacacacacacatacatacatacatatacatatatatatatatatatatatacgtatatCTCAGCGTTACTGTTCCTCCTGTTGTGATGGTGGATTGGTGAGGACTTCTAACGTAGCGAAGCCGATTATTAATCCACAGAAGCCGATTATGCAAGATATTCCcatctatacttataaattaacatATTTTGCAAATAAACTTTAAAACCCTTGCTCCAGGGTTACTGCTtgtacctttaatattgttttatatctgaggtgaagtccgtaacCTATAATAGAATCTTCCTTGATTAGTATATATCGTAAAAGAATAATCAAATActtactttcgttttcgataaactaccctgaaaaTAGCAAAATATGAGAGTAAAGTGGCGGGTCTAagccagtttttttttaaatgacaacCTAAGGTAATATTGTGTaacgggaagggagaaaatgcaacggaccagaccgggattcgaacccgggccccctgaatctctagtcaggtgctctaccaactgagctaactggccaccggcgatcgaacccggccgaccgctacattcctccctccttaaattgtcttcgcCCCTGAAGACACAACCCAATTTCTTATTTGCCCCTGGGAGGACTTTCACCtccaagtccaggggtggtcaacggcaccaaatctgtaacgggaagggagaaaatgcaacggaccagaccgggattcgaacccgggccccctgaatctctagtcaggtgctctaccaactgagctaactggccaccggcgatcgaacccggccgaCCGCTACAATTGTAACGTGTTTTGTAGTGGGTTCTCATGgataatataataattttcctctAACTCTGCCCGAGTTAATAATGATTGGTATAATAATTTTTCTCTAATTTGGTAATACTTCAATCACTTATATAATCAATGGAAATAATGTACGAGGTGGGCTTTCTTATTTCACCGTGTGTCTGTACCCGGTTCCTGTTGAGAGTGAAGCACTTGTGTCTCAATCTTCTTCAGATTTACTACACAAAGCACTCCACCTCAATTCCCTGGGTTTCTTGCCACTGGTTTGTGCTTTACCCTACCTCCGATTTCTTctttctatttttctttttcctcTCCGAGCTCCTCCGCTGCTGTTCACTTCCAACTCTCCCAGATTCTGCAGTGCAGCAGTTTATGTACCCTTGGAGTAGTCCACTCCAAGGGAAGTCAGGTCGTTCCATTATTCCCACATGAATCAAGTTCATTAGAAcgtttttctttataagataatatttatattgcaaatcacattttcctctatgaaccaaccaatttcagcgcgcgacacaatccgttcacattgactatgaacggattatgaactagcttaaagcacgcgactgagagagtgtaatggtttgaaaaaatacaacgtgttacaaagatctcacaagtcacacctttggattaagattgtaaacttacgtggattatcaccccaatcttgtggtctcctacctccaaaatacagtgcaccttgcaatgtcgataaaaggcagggtgagacgaaatgtgacgtcatgtctatgtgttgacgtacgtcacaataactactgtgacagaggataggagttcgttttatgcaacaaaatagaagcaatgtaaacaaacggtgttttagtaaatgaatataaatataagaaatgaacatcacttttgagctattcatggtcaatatgaacggatttggatttgaggcaaattctctgtgaatcacgctctcaaatccaaatccgttcatactgaccatgaacagctcaaaagtgatgttcatttcttaattatcaTTACAATATGATATTCATGATAATATGATATTCcttgtttatcgatgcttgattttgatcttacagaagaaataagttttgattattgttgaataaatcaaataagcctgttcgtttcttcagTCCGTGATTTTCGTCTTGGATCAGTCTTATGGAAATAAAAATAACGTGCTGAACAAGATACGATATTTGTGACGTTATTTCTCTATTACGCAATATACCTCATTTGGACCCAAAGTCTCATGACGCGTCATTAATAATTGTCCAGTTACGAGTCGGACATGATTTTGCTATATCGTCTTAATCAAAGGTCACAGTGGCCTAACTTTAAAGTGTGACCCACCCTCTATCCAAGATGTATCAGCTgataaagtttgatgattctaggtctCATAGTACTAGTATTTAAGTCATGAGCCGGACACGAAgcgggacagacggacggacaggattgtcataccataatacgtctgGTTTAAAGACTGACGTTTAAAAAGTGTTCACGTGGTCTTGAAAAATTGTTACATTCAAATGGCATAGTTCAGATACAATAAcccaaattaaaatatataaatttattcaaaacaatctacacatgtacatacaatccgaaaacagttaaaaatcatacattaaAACGGGAAAtagatatgtaaataattttaaaaccaTGCAGTACCTATCAAAAGAATGTTTGTTCAACAAACACGAAGGTAACACGGTCACTGGAATACATGTAGCATTTGATTCAAACGAATAATGTGGGCGAAATAGAGTGTTAAGATTGATCGCACCAGTCAAGCAATATCACATCCATTCATTCGTATGAAACACACTTGAAGCATGCATATACGGCTGTCAGCATGTGATGGCTACATATAACTCATATAGGCATTATAAGATGCCCATTTCACTACCTCGAACAAAGAAGCTCGAACAAGCTCCGGTACTCCATATATTTAGGAGAGAGAACAATTCAGATCATAATAGATTTGAGTAATTGACTAGTAACTAGCTAATTGCTTAGGAAATAAACCTAATCTTTTTTTAATGCCACTAACATATATTCATCTAATATTCAATTACATACGATATTTTGACAATTGCTTTTATAATCTATTAATCATTACAAACACATTATAAGTACTTACAGAAACTACTGATATGCATTCATATCAACTTCATTCAAAGCAAAATATATATGGCCAACTGATCAAAACCACATATTGTACACAAcactatgatatatatatatatatatatatatatatatatatatataaagcactaaataatcacaactaagtactgaaaattttcgccccagccccggggtcgaaccagcgacgtacggcacccaccgcctagcaagattgtcaaaccagtgcgtaagtccactcggccacaacgaatTCCCTaaaaaaggaagttttgttatgctcctaaagcgctacttatacacactgatgcaatctcacacagtcgctgtgtcattcagtgtttaagatattttataaggagagtggatctctcgatgcaattgtatagaatatttaatataaagcacaaacaaacaattataacacccagccttacgtttatatatatatatatatatatatatatatatatatatatatatacatgtatatatatatatatatatatatataaacgcGGTACGATCAAAACGTCATAGCCCTTTTCGTTGATCCGCCTAATCGGCATACTAACATGTTACAAGTCTTGAAGAAAGTGAAACTTCACTGCACATATATAAGCATGGAATAATTTTTCCACATACTTgaattttcatatacatgtacatgtatttgccaATTTTGTCTGTAGTAATGTTTGGATATTAAAGGTTTTCAGTATGCACCAAAGTGTTTGGCGACAGAAGAGAAGAAAAATTCCAATTCAATTTTGTACTATCAATAGTCACACTGAAGCCAAAAAGAAAAGATTCTAGCAAATGAAACGTGGACAAAAAGGATGACCATAGATACGCGCAAAATGTACACGCCTACATCGATAACTTCCTACATATAAAGAATTATACCATTATCTCCTAGTACAAATAAGGATGGCGATTGATTCCTCACCGAGTGTACTGGAGATTGTATGGTGAAGGTAGCTGTATTTTCATCATGGTTTGAACTACGTTTGGAGAGTCGATATGAATAAACTTTCACGGGAGTATAAAAAAGATGCTATTTAATTTgcaaaaagataaaataaaatgaatagatcaaaacaaaatttgcaCATCAGTTTTAAATACCCCTAAATACATCTTTATCTACTTAAACGCCTTTGAACGTCTTGGAATAGATCCCACCACAACAAGCGACAAAAAACGTTGCAACAAATCCTAGGGCAATGCCGATCCCGATGCTTTTTGGATCCCATGTGGGCGAAACGCGATCATCTAGAAACAAACAATCGCATGTCAGTAATTCTAGTGTAAAAATCCACTAAGACTTTATGATATACCAAAGTACAAACGTCAATATTGATATCAACATATATCTAGTAATAAAATTCTTACATTCTGGATAGTAACACTCATctgaaacaaaaaatgaaataaatatattgataaaGCTGTCCTTCGTAAGATTTTTAATTAATCATAAAGTAAGCTATAAGCAATTTGCATGCTTTTtcacttttataaaaaaaatggaacTATAAATTATATGTGTTCAAACCAAAAACGTTTTGTATAAcctattaaaaatgataaatctatGCTAATAATGATTGTGAATGTAATTTATCTGTAAGTATTCCTTTGGTTTTCATTTAATGTGGTTGTAATAAAGAGGAAAGGGcatttatattcatattcacATTTATCACTCTTAACAAAGTCAGCCTTTCAGTTTACACAATATAGACagcagacatacatgtatgtctctaCTACTCCATTCAGATGTCTTGACGAACCTCTTATATCACATGATGAATACCGCCACCCTTTTTGACATGCGCCTTTACATCTTCCGGTTTCCCAGTCACATGACTCCCCCTTTTTGCAAAAGCACCACTTGTCACAATTCCTTCCATACAAACCAGGTTCACACACTGATGCAaagtacataattatatatttcaaaatgattacAAGTTATGAcctttaatataaataaaaattagcAAATTACATAAATGTGTACTCTGATTACGTCACCTTTACGATCACAACTTTCACCATGAAATCTGGGGTCACATTTGCCAGGGCATTTTCCAGTTATATGGTTACAGGCGCTTCCACCCTCACAATGACATTTACTGTTGCAGTTGTCTCCAAATGTCCCAATACTACACTCTAGAAAAAGGATTAAAGATGGAAAATTATATTATTCCTGTTTATCTGACTagtaaacaaaatttgagaACTTCTGCTATGTACAAAAGAATGATATAGAGGTAAATTTAGTGATTTTAGGCATTCGGTATCTCATTCATTTCCCAATAGAGATAATCCCTAATTATCACATTCACACTGACTCTTAGTTCTCTTGTTTCCTTAATACTTATAAAGCATTGCAACTAGAGGCCTTTTCTGTAACACAGTACCTGATGTACAGTTGAAGCCTTGGTATCCAGGGGGACATCTCAGACACATTCCGTCAGTGTTCCTACACCTTCTGTTCAGGCAGGAATCGCTACAGTTCTTCTCGCAATTAATCCCATAACTACGTCTGCATTTGCTTAAAAATCTCGATTCTAATTCTGTAGTCAAAGATACATCCGCATAAACATCATGGCAATGCTTTTCCTGTTATGAAGCTATGTCATAATACATTCTTGTCAACAAAAATTGGAAAGTTTATTGATAAACATTTCATATTGTTCTTTAGTTCGATAATAGCAGAGGAAAACATGTGGATAGAAATGGTGGGCATCCGTAGATGGAAATGAAGTTGGCTTTGCATAGAGATGAACTAATTCAgtaatctataaatatacatgcatataataGTTATCCAGGAGTTAGGCCCTTTGACAACAAGTAACTGAGACTCCCTTACCATAGGCCACGGGATCATGAAACACAAGTCTCTAGtagtcaaaatttcaatcaatTGCTTCGTGCTGTGTCTATGAATTTAACAGGGCTCACGTGATTTAACCGTGAAATTAAAACAAGTCAATGATTTGCTATAAGTGTTGTACTGCAAATCGTTTGGAAGTGATAACAGGTACTAATTATATTTTACTTGATCCACCAAATTCCTTTTACTGACCCCAAGTACACTCTGAGTATTTTCTAAAATAGTATCCAGGTTTATCACAGCCGTCTGGGCATGACCCGTTGTTAGGGAAACAGGTGGTTCCCTGACGACATTTTCCACAGGTTTCTGTACATCCGCTGCCATGCGTCCCTGGCTTACACGCTTTGCcaaaagaaaatttatcaatttatgaaGATGCACAaggaaaatattcataaatcaagCACGCTACCATTACATAtacttttaaagtgatgtgcAACATGACTGCAACTCTTTCTTAAAGGAGACAGCCAGAAAATATGGATCATGTTTTCTAACGACATATGTTCGGATTCAGAAAATGTTCCCGGAGGATCCACCCctgtaatattttaaagagAGTCTAACCTGAACTTGGGATCTAACAATTAATATTTTACAACTGAAACTGCATAAAAATAGGCagatatatatactagtatttttGAGAGATCTTGGGAGAGAGTTTGGATATCCTGTTCCCCTCTGGATCCAAGCTTACGACACTACGGACTCTGTAGGACCATGATGTCCTTCCCATTCTGCTATTTGGTTGTACTCACGTTTGTTACAAAGAACTCCTCGGTATTTGATGCTCTGCCATCCTCTGCtacaataacacacaccgtCTTTGGAGGAACAACGATATTCACAGTTAGGACTGCAGACTCCAGTACAACCCTCCCCGTACTGACCTTTGGGACAGTCTGTCAGATGAACCCAGCAAATGACAAAACATTCAAAAGGACAAAGTAAAGTAACTCAAAAATGTATTATATGCTAAGCCTCTATAGGGTCAATTCGACGATGGTGCTACGTACCAGGTGAGTCGCATTTATCTCCTTTCCAGCCAGAGTTACAACCCTTTAAGCACGTGCCATTCACGTGATGGCAATCGCCTTGTAAACAGTGACTACTACACCGAGAGTCGCATAGCTTTCCATAGAATCCCAGGTCACATACTAAATAGGcaaaagatattgaatgtcCAAACCACAGGGAATTGAATAGTTAGAATATAAATGCTTGGATAAATTCAAAACGCCCACTTTATTCAATCCTTCGTGTATCAGAGTAAATTAAAGTCTTTGGAATCTTAAAATCACAAATGTCACTGGGGTcttattccattattacctgcatatggtgtttatatctctcaactgatttgacatgcaaaagcttgttctgcatatgatcagtttttcaatcaagacaggctactgataaacaagttgatgctgcaggggttttaacagtctcgtttgaagtcagcatatcgcaaactctatggtcgttataacgatctagtttgccaatacgacATTCTTtgggacaaatgctgtctgacgtgtttcataccgatttgtaggccgtttttggcatactgattctgactatggattactttgtttacctgatcaagatatacggcTCACGACGGGTTTGACTggtcagcaggggatgcttactgctcCTTGGCGacggatcccacctctggtatataaaCGGGTTCTTGCTTGTCCAACTCCCAACTTTGTATttctcataggagttatgagattgatcactgttcgttatctttaccttttcatgGCAATGGGTCATGTGAT encodes the following:
- the LOC125652478 gene encoding multiple epidermal growth factor-like domains protein 10, which encodes MARYQDPGGIFSTQSLQLECKKVTAKSLTLYDFFDPVRTISCNFNELDCSGVPFARDLCVPCKSYCPSNMTCLVLTGKCNSLYTLRNESGTDVERALRCPKGYRGENCSDVCDLGFYGKLCDSRCSSHCLQGDCHHVNGTCLKGCNSGWKGDKCDSPDCPKGQYGEGCTGVCSPNCEYRCSSKDGVCYCSRGWQSIKYRGVLCNKPCKPGTHGSGCTETCGKCRQGTTCFPNNGSCPDGCDKPGYYFRKYSECTWELESRFLSKCRRSYGINCEKNCSDSCLNRRCRNTDGMCLRCPPGYQGFNCTSECSIGTFGDNCNSKCHCEGGSACNHITGKCPGKCDPRFHGESCDRKVCEPGLYGRNCDKWCFCKKGESCDWETGRCKGACQKGWRYSSCDIRDECYYPEYDRVSPTWDPKSIGIGIALGFVATFFVACCGGIYSKTFKGV